DNA sequence from the Butyricimonas faecalis genome:
TTCGTGGCTTTCGGTTTCTTCACCGTCCGCATGGCAAGGTCGATGTCCTCGAAGGTCATGCCTCCCGCTTCATGAGGCTCGCCGTCATCATCTCCGTCTTCGTCATATTCCGCCCCGATGTCGGAAACACGCTTGTCGGCAAACACCTCGTCCAGTTCCTCGTCGGGCACTTGGCGCGACGGCCTGGCTCCCGAAAGCCGGCTATTGGGGGAGGCAGTTTCATCGTCAAAGGCCACGTCCTTCTCGTCCACCTCCTCGCCGGGGGCTTGCACGGTGGCATTGGACATCGGTGCAGCAGCCTGCGGTTTTCGTTCAGGCATCCGGAACAGGCTTTTCCCCATGATGTCGCCGGACCTTTCCGGTGCGCCCACATCCTTTTCCTTGTCCTCCTTGGGTACGTTTTCTTCCCGGCGTTCCCAAGTCAGGTAGATGACCATCCATAGGTTGAAGGCCATCATCAGCACGATGAGCAGCTCGGCCATCGTCAGAGCGGTTGCGAGGTTTCACGGCGTAACAGGGCATTGATGTCGTCCCCATAGGTTTGCAAGTGCTCTTCCAGCACATTCTCGATGTACCCGCCAATGGTGCTGCCGTTCCCGCCCAGTGTCCGCACAATGCGGGACAGCTTCCCGTGCATCTCACGGCTGAGGTAAATGCACTGGCGGTGCGCTCCTTGTCTGGGCGTCAGATAGCGGAGGAACACCGCCGCTTTTTCTAATTGGGTGTCGTCCACAATGTGGATGACTACGTCCGCCTTTTCCAGATTGTTCACTTGGGGAGTGTCCGCCTTCGGGTTGCCATTCCCCTTCTTTTTCATTCTCGAATTGAAAAATCCCATCTTGTTTTCGTTTTTTAGGGTGAATAAAATCAATAAATGTCCTCGTAATTTTTCTTGTAAAGTCGGCGGATCACTTCCTCGTATTCGCGGAAGTGCTGCTCCAGCACACGGTCCACATAGACCGACAACGTAAGCCCGTTCTTCCCGATGACCTGCACGATACGCTGTATCCGCTCGTGGTAGCTTTTGCGGATGTAGGCGGTCTTGCCCGAACACACGGGGATTCTCGGTGCATGGAGGAAGCGTTCCAGGTATTCCTCTTCCTTTTCCGTGGCATCCTTGCCCACCTTTGCTTTCGGTTTTTCCGCCAGCCTGGCCTCCTTTGCGGAAGTGTTGCCATCTGTTCCGAGGCTCCCCGGGGAGGCGGGCGCGGGCATTTCCGGACGGAACGAATCCAGGAACTTGCCGGGGTCAATATCGACATCGAGTTTCTTGGCCATCGGTTCAACGCTTTACGATGCCGAGTATTTCTTCCGCGAGGGCATCGATGCCGCTCCCTTTCGCCAATGCCTTGTCCGGCGGCAGCAGCGTGGAGCGGAAAAACGGGCGGTCGCCTTCCTCAGAGCCTTCCTTGCGGAAACGCTTGCTGTCGGGCAGACTGGTGTCCAGCACTTCAAGCCCCATCCCGGCTATCACCTTGTCATAGATGTCGTACAGGTCGGTCTTCTCGCGCTTGTCCACCATGTTCCACAAGAGGCGGATGCCCTTGATGTTCGACTTGCCGGTAGTGATCAGCGTGTCGTTGATGACGCCCGCGTACTTCAGCGAGCTTTCCATGATGAAACGGTCTGCGGCTATCGGGCAGAAGATGTAGTCCATCGTCGCTACTGTCCGGATCAGGTCGAGGTTGTTCACCGTACCCGTCAGGTCGAAGAAGATGAAGTCGGGCGGTGTCGCCGACTCGACAAATGGCCTGACCGTTTCAATCGCGTTGCCGGGACGGCTCCCCACAATCGGGTAGGCGCGTTTGCCGATGCGCTTGAACTGCTCGTATGCCAGCTTGCGCAGGTACGGGTTGCGCTCGATACTTTTCAAGTCGCGTTCGCGCATGTCCTTGATGCTGAACTGGGGATAGTCGCAGTCCACGACCGCCACGTCATATCCCTTCACGTAATACAGGTAACTCGCCATCAGTACGGTGAGTGTCGTTTTGCCTGCTCCTCCCTTCTGGGTGGAGAAGGCGATGAACAAAGGTTCTTTTTTCATGCTTTCTTCTTTTTTATTTGTTAGACATCCGTTTCTTGGTCCGGTCGGCAGCCATCCGCCCGGTAAGCGAGCAGGCAGTCCGGCATCCCTCCCGGTATGCCTGTTCCCATCCATGCCTGTGTGCCGGCAGGCAAGCATAAGGGCAGGCATACCGACCATTCCGCCTGCAAAGGAAAATGACTTTCGCCAAGGTTGTGTCTCTTTGCTGTTGCGTGGCAGCATTTGGCGTTGTCGTGGCAGCTTGTGGCGTTCTTTGGCCACCCTTTCCACCGCTTTTCCTGGCGTTTGGCCCATTGAAACGGCATCCGCCCTTTGCCTTTCCACCAAGCCTTTGCCTGTATGCCTGTGTGCCGGCAGGCACAAGGGCTGGCGGACTGGCAGGCAGGTTGGCAAGGATGTCAGCCCGGAAGCAGGCAGGCGTGCCGACCGTTTCGCCTGCAAAGGAAAGGGGCTTTCTCAAAGGTTGTATCCTTTTGCCGTTGCGTGGCAGCATTTGGCGTTGTCGTGGCAGCTTGTGGCGTTCTTTACCCGGCCTTATCGCCACTCATCTTGCGTTTGGCTTGTGGCCGTTATTTGGCATTTTCACCATTCCGATGCCTGTATGCCAGC
Encoded proteins:
- a CDS encoding DUF3408 domain-containing protein; amino-acid sequence: MGFFNSRMKKKGNGNPKADTPQVNNLEKADVVIHIVDDTQLEKAAVFLRYLTPRQGAHRQCIYLSREMHGKLSRIVRTLGGNGSTIGGYIENVLEEHLQTYGDDINALLRRETSQPL
- a CDS encoding DUF3408 domain-containing protein, which produces MAKKLDVDIDPGKFLDSFRPEMPAPASPGSLGTDGNTSAKEARLAEKPKAKVGKDATEKEEEYLERFLHAPRIPVCSGKTAYIRKSYHERIQRIVQVIGKNGLTLSVYVDRVLEQHFREYEEVIRRLYKKNYEDIY
- a CDS encoding ParA family protein, which encodes MKKEPLFIAFSTQKGGAGKTTLTVLMASYLYYVKGYDVAVVDCDYPQFSIKDMRERDLKSIERNPYLRKLAYEQFKRIGKRAYPIVGSRPGNAIETVRPFVESATPPDFIFFDLTGTVNNLDLIRTVATMDYIFCPIAADRFIMESSLKYAGVINDTLITTGKSNIKGIRLLWNMVDKREKTDLYDIYDKVIAGMGLEVLDTSLPDSKRFRKEGSEEGDRPFFRSTLLPPDKALAKGSGIDALAEEILGIVKR